GCCGTCATCGCGTTATTGGCCGGGATTATTATTCCGGTCATCGGCAGAGTCCGGCAGCACTCCCATAGTGTTGAGTGTTCGAATAACCTGCGTCAAGTTGCCATGGCCATTCATCTGTACGGGCAGGAAAATAACGGTGCCTTACCGGGTCCGTTACTTGGTGGGCAGATCGCTGATTATAAAATGGGAACCGGACAGATATCCGGGTTTATCCGGGAGTACGGCGACTTCGAGGTGACGAATGAAACATCACCGAAGATCAAGGCCCTCATCTGCCCGGGTAGCGATGAGCTTATCGAGGGAGACAGTCCCCGCTACTATTCTACGCGCCAGACTTACGTCCAAACGCTGTCCAATGATCGTGCGATTCCTTTCGGACGCCCCAACGGAGATCCAAGTAAAACCGTCCAGGCCGTGCGTATCATGAATATCCTCAAGCCTCAAAGCGAATGGATGATGCGCGATCTCGATGCCATCGGAGCTGCATCGTACGTGGGGAATGATAATGCCTGCCAGCAAATCGCTCATGGAGATTTTCGCAACGTGTCTTTCTTTGACGGGCACGTCGAGGCTGTGCCGGTCGACGAAAGGTGAGCGGACCGGATACATTTAAAATGGTAACATACTCGAATCCTTTCGTTCATATGACTCGTATTCTATGTGCGGCCAGTCTCCGTAGAGAAAGCCGGTTTCTATCCCGTGAGCATCAGGTGCTGTATGTGCGATGGTAACAGTAGCTTTGATCTGCTTGCTGGTGGTGAAGCCCCCTCCACGCAATGCCTTGGTCTGCCATTAACGCCTGCCGGCGGCTGGTCGAACAAGTCTCACGATTGGAAGATTGTCACGCTTGCCGAGGACAAGGACCCGCTGTTGCGCATCCCTCTGCGCGCAGGGTCGCATACCCTTGAAATCAGCAGCCCCTCAGGCCCCTTTAATTTTGACTGGCTGGAACTACATGGCGCTAAGCCTTAGTCGGTTGAGTAACAAATGCCCTATCACATCCCTGCAACAGGCGCCAGCTCGGTGGCCGCTTCACTATGAGTACGAATAAACCCAATCTCCTCTTTGTTTTTAGTGACCAGCATCGTTGGTGCGATCTTGGATGCTATGGGAATGGAGAAGTTGTCAGCCCACATTTTAACGCCTTCGCGGGTGAAGGGTTGCGCTTGGACCAATGCTACTCGCACTGCCCTCTTTGTGTTCCGGCTCGGGGCACGCTCTTGACCGCGCGTCATGCGATGAAGCATCGTGCCGCTGCCAATGATCTGCCTATCGATACCAGCCTCGAAAGCGTCGCTCACGTGCTAAACCGAGCCGGCTACCAAAGCGGCTATATCGGGAAATGGCATCTGGCGGGAGTCCCTCGCGAGCAGGCCGTCGCACCGGAAAATCGCCTTGGCTTTCAACACTGGAAGGTTCGCCAGTGCAGCCATGATTACCTTAAGCCGGAGTATCACGACAAGGAGGGTGTGCTCCATCAATGCCCGGGTTACGAGCCGGCAGTCCAAACCGATCTGGCTCAAGCATTCATCCGCGAGCATCAGGACCAGCCATGGGGACTCGTGCTCTCCTGGGGGCCGCCCCATGACCCCTATGCTGCGGTCCCAGACCGTTACAAGACGTTGTTCGATCCGGATAAACTCAGCCTGCGTCCAAATGTCCCCGAGCGCATCGAGAAGTCATACCGTGGGCCCCTCGATCGTGATGCCATACGCCATGACCTGGCCGGGTACTATGCACACATAGCGGCCCTAGACGAGCAGTTCGGGCGTCTGGTCCAGCATGTTAAGGATCTTGGCCTCTGGGAAAATACGCTCATCGTTTACAGCAGCGACCATGGGGATCTCATGGGGAGTCAGGGCTTCACACAGAAACAGCTGCCGTACGAAGAGTCTGCTCATGTCCCTTTGCTTATCGGAGGGGGACTGCCGCAGCTTCGCCAGGGCACCTGCTGTGAGCTTATTGGCTTGGTCGATCTGTTCCCTACGCTGCTTGGGGCGTTGGGCTTATCCTATGCCTCAGACATCGACGGCAGCGACCTGAGTGCTTTGCTTTCGGATTCATCTGCGAAGGGGAGAGAAGCCCTCTACTTGAACAATCCGATCCCCTGCCACTTTGGGGCAGATCGGGGGGATGCCTCCTGGCGTGCCATCCGCAAGGGTAGCTACTGCTTTGCGATGAATCTCGACGATGGTACCGACTGGTTCCTCTACGACCTGGCTAAGGACCCTTACCAGCAGGAGAACCTGCTGATGAAAACGCCGGAAATGGACCGACTCGCCAGTGAACTTCGCCAGGAGCTATTCTGTATGGTACAGGCGTATGATGACGCGCTCCCAGGGGAGCAACTGATTGCAAAATACCAGCTCACGGAAGCCTGGAACACGAGCCAACGTTTTTTCAACCTGCCTGCCTTGAACGAATCGTAGGCCATAGTGAAAACAGAGAGATGCTTTAACGTCTCACTTAACCCATATACAATAAATGCACATCAATACAGATTGCCTGGTAATAGGAGGAGGGCCCGCGGGATATGCCGCAGCTTGGGCCGCTGCGCACATGGGGGTGAAGACCGTCATCGCCGAGCGCTATGGTTTTCTGGGTGGCATGGGTACGGTTGCCGGTCTGAACTCCTTTCTGAATCATCATTACGAGGATAAGGAAGACCTCTCAGATGGCGTTTATCGGCGTCTGGTGCGACGACTTTACCAAGCCGGGAGTATGTATCGAGCCTGGGAGCCAAATGTCGATGTATTCGACCTCGAAGATCTCAAATCTACGATGGAAGTCTCGTTGGCGGAAGAAGGCGTCCGTATCTTGTATCACTGTGCCTTCGACACAATCCGCAGGTCAGGAAAAGGCCATACTCTCCGGTTTGTTGGCAAAGGCGACGAGGTTTTTGTCGATGCTCAATACGTCATCGATACGACCGGTGACGCCGATGTCTGCGCCAAAGCAGGTGTTCCAGTCTCGTATGGCAACAACGGCGCCAGGGATATGGCACAGCCGATGAGTATGATCGTACAGTTGGCTGGCTTTAACCCTTCAGCGTACGCGGCTGCGGGTTTTAGCCTGAGCGCGACCGGCCATGCCTGTCAGGGCGATTGCTGGAGAGAGGAAATCCATGCTGCCCGAGAAGCCGGGGAATGGTCGATCCCGCGGGACAGTATCGCTATGTGGTGGAGCTCGCCCAAAGACTCTACCCACATCTTTATAAATGGGACGCGCGTACAAGGGCTTTTGGGGTGTGACCCCGAACAACTGAGCCAGGCAGAAATGGAAGGCCGACGTCAGGCCAGGGAGCTCGCCATGTTTTTCCGTAAATACGTCCCCGGCTTTGAGCATGCCTATCTTCTGGCGACAGGGCCGCAAATCGGTGTGCGAGAAACGAGGCGCATCGTTGGGGATTATGTCCTGACGAAAGATGATGTGTTCAACGGCTATCATCCTGATGACACGGTGGCCGAATGTGCGTATCCGATCGACATTCATGCTGCCCAAGGCCTTGCGACCAATGTCTACAAAGACAGATCCATTCGCTACTGGGTCCCGTATCGTTGTTTAGTCCCCAAGGGCGCGGATAATATGCTGGCCGCAGGCCGCTGCATCAGCGCAGACCATCAGGCGGCAGGCAGTTTTCGTGTCATGCCGACATGTATGTCACTGGGGGAAGCTGCGGGGACCGCCGTGGGGATTGCCGCTCAAGAAAAAACCTCCTTGGAGAACCTGAATGGAGCAGCCGTGCGCCATGTTATGGATACGCGCCGTGGCAACGCATTGACCGACCCCGGCACGGGCGTCTTTACTCCTTGATTCCATACATGGCTATCAATAGGGTGATTATGATTTTTTGAGCGTTTGACGGCTGTATTTTCTGTTCGGGGAGAGCTATTCAGCACCAGGCTTCCGCACCACTCGTGGTGGTAAGATACTTGGTCTTGAAGCTGCTTCTGGCAGCAAGGATTTACCTCTGGTTTTGGAGATTGATCCCATCTCTATATGAAATTCTCCACGAAAAAACCCGCAGTGATTGCTGCGGGTTTTTAAATAGTGGCGGGATGGACGGGACTCGAACCCGCTGGTGGACTTCACCTATTTTCACTCGGTTTCCCTTCCTGTTACTCAACAGCAACTTGAATAAGTAACCGATGGCATGCAAATGCAGGTAGATGCACCAACATGCTTCGTTTTTGGAAAATATGAATGCGGCTTCAATGTGCCATCAGGTAACGAATGTTTGTCCATACGCGAAGCTCATATCAAGGGGTAGGGGGGGCGGTGCTATAGCTTGCCTCGGCGGGTTTCCAGTCGCAGACGGATATCCGCCAACCGGTTGCGCGTTAGCGGATAATAAAGAATCAACCCGAGTGATAGCATCCAGATCGTTACTGGAATAAGCAGGAACATCCACGTCATGCGGGCAAGGACTTCTGGTGTTTGTGTTGTCTCAGATACATCGAAGCCAGATAGCTCTAACGTGAAGCCTCCAATACCCATTGCGCATGTGTTGGCTGCCTTGATGAACCAGGAATAAAATGCATTAAGTGATCCTTCCCGTCTCCTTAGGGTTCCCAATTCGTCATAGTCGGCTACGTCGGCCTTCATCGATGGAAGAAATAACCAAATGGCAGAGAAGCCTCCTGCTTGCATCGCGGCGGGAATAAGCTGGAGGTAGGGCCTACTCGGATCGAGACAGAAGTAGTAAATAAGTTGACCTGTCATGGCGACAAGTAGCATGGCTATAACAAGAGTTTTCTTGTCATATTTTTCACTGAGCCTCGTTAGTATCGGAAGTGAAGCAATGCCCACTACAACGATGACGGTGTAGCGCCAGCCATCGATGACCGAAGCGCTAGCTAAATTCCCGTTGTTGATGAGATATATGTTAACGTATTGCCCCAGGCTGACAACGGAACTGTTGCCGAGTGAGAGGAAAAACGAGGAACCTACAAGAAACCACAAGGGTTTACAGGTAATGCTTTCCCGTAGGCTTTGCCAAAAAGGTTCTTTGGCCTGCTTGGAGGCCTCCTTTTCATAGTAGCGTTCTTTGACAAAGAGCGCTGGCATAATTCCGATGGCGACGATGAGCGCCGCGAAGTACCAACTGCAGCTCAAGACGCCATTTACGATGTCAGGATCACCCGTGACGGGGTCTGCAAACCAAGGACCTGTGACAATGGCCATGATCCAGCCTCCTCCAAGTGCGACAAGCTTGGAAAAGAATGACATCCAAGCCGTCAAGTGGGTGCGTTCGTCGTAGTTTGGCGTCAACTCCAATTGCAGGCCGAAATAGGGCATCGACCAACACGTGTACGAAGTGAAAAAGAGCCACCCAACAAACAAAAGATAGAAAAAGACACCCATTTCGCTCCAGCCCTCTGGAGGTCGCCAGAGAAACGGATAGACCATCGCAGTCGCTATTGCCCCAACGAACATGAACGGTCTTCGCCGTCCCCAGCGCGTGCGGGCATTGTCTGAGATGTTTCCCATTACGGGATCCGAAATCGCATCCCAGCCTCTTAGGATCATCAAGCAAGTGCCCAGCAGGATCGGGCGAATTCCCAGACCAATATTGAAGTACGGCATCCAGAGGATGTTAATCGTCACTCCTGTGGCGAAGTAATCCATCTTACCCCCCAAGGCGAAAGCGATCTTTTGTCCCAAGGGTATGCGGTCGGACTGGGGAATCGGAGATTTCGAAGACATATTAAATATAACTAAATGAATATTGCGTTGGGGGATCGGTTGTTGTGTCGCTGGCTATGTGCATTGCGCCTACTATCTGACTGTCAGGCTTGGAGAAAATAATCTGAATCCTCGGGCGTGACTGTGCGTTGGATGCATCAAATTAGCCATGTGAAATTCATTATTGACACGCGTCAATTTTCGTCAACGATAAACTCCATTATGAAAAAAACCTACCCAAACCCTGTCCGTTGTTCTTGCCTTTTGACGTTCTTATTCGCCCTGTTGATGCCCAATATCGGGATGTCTCAGCTTGTGACGAATGCGACATTTGAGTTAGATACCATTGGGGATGCGCCGCCCGCCCCTTTTACTACTGCGTCTGATACTGGTGCCAATAGCATCACCGTAGAGGATACATCTTCCATTGCTTCCAGTGCCTTGGGAACTGGGGTAAAATCCGTTTATATCGTCAATGGATCTAGCACCAGTGGCAGCCCTGCGCTGTATGCTCCGGAATCAGCTGATCTCAACCAAGCATTAATGCTATCCGCCGATTTCTACCTTCCCGCTGCGAGTTGGACGAGTAGCAACAACATTAGCCTGGCCGTTTATGGGGTGAGCAGCTCTAGTGGCCTGGAGGTGCAGGCCTATCGTGTTACATTCAGGGGGAGTTCCGATGATATGAACCTTCAAGACAGCAACGGGACTTCCTCTCCCAGCCTTGCCATTAACAGTTGGGGTACGGGAGTTGACGAATGGTATCGAATCACTCTGTCTGTTGGGGCTCTTGATACTAGCGAAGATACGCTCACGCTCAGCATCTATGATTCCAGTGGCACACTGATTAGCAGTGCAGCGAACCGGTCCATGGCAGACATAACGTCGATTACTCAACTTCGACTTTGGGACAACTCGGCAGGGTCTACTGTCGGTAGTTTTTACGTGGACAATGTCAGTCTCTCTACGATCCCTGAGCCGCAGGCCTCCTCCATGTTGTTTCTTATAGGTGTAGGGCTGCTAGCTGGAGCTAGCTTCTTTAAGCTACGCGCCGCGAAGCGCTAGAATTGTTCTCGTTAATTTGCAAATCGACCCCTGCATGCACCACAGTAATTATCCTCAAAGCCCCAGTCCCATTTATTCTCGTTTGGGCAATCGTGTGTCCCTCCTGTTACTATGCCTGGCGGCTATATTTGGAAGTACACCACTCTTAGCGGCAGGTGAGGGTTTGACCCGCTTATCGTTGATTAGTCCCCATTTTCAAAGCATCTTTTTTCCGGATGAACCTCCGATCATAGATCTGCTATTAGATAAGGGGGATAAGGATGCCACCTATTCCATCGATTATACGATTACGGATTATTTCGGTAAGTCGGTTGGCAAGGGGATGGTAGACTATACTAATCCTAGAGGAAGAAGATGTTGGGCGAGGGTGAAACTGTCATTTGATGACGAAAATCCGATAGGATGGTTTGAGACGCTCTTTACGGTTCGAGACGCTGGTGGCAAAGTGGTCGCCACGTTAGTGAGCGATATTGCCATTGTTCCTCCCTTAAACCCAAATGCGCCCATTGATGATTCTTACTTCGGTGTGTCTGATTTTTTTGGGAGCGGTGGGTCGGCGCCGCCGTTGACGGCTGTTACTGTCTTGCCCGTGAAGCGATTGGGAGCCAAGTGGGTTCGTCTGATGGTGGGCTGGCAACAAATGCAGGACGGTCCGAACTCGCCGGTGGATTGGCGGATGATGGATCAAATTGTAAACAGTGCCGTAAATGCGCAGATACGAGTATTGCCGATGATGGGCCTTTGCCCTGAATGGGCCGTGGATTCCCCTGAGACAGTAAAAGAGATAATGCAAAATGAGAGAGGGGACAATGGAAAGGCGTTGAGGATATGGGCGTTTCGCCCGCAAAAGGATTATTGGGAACGTTTTCTTTCTGAGGCCGTCACTCGCTACAAGGATAGAATCTCTTACTGGGAGGTTTGGAATGAACCGAATGCCTCGAGCTACTGGCAGGATGGGGACCCCACCACCTACGGAGACTTTTTCGCTGAAAGTTATACGGTGATCAAAGAGGCAGACCCGCATGCGATTCCAGTGATGGGGGGTATTTCTGGAGTCAAAGCGAGCTGGCTTAAGGAATTGGGAAAGACTCCGGCAGGTCCGCTTATTGATATTGTTAATGTGCATCCGTATCGGCCTCCTGCGTCGCCTCCCGAGAAGGGGAGTCCCGAGTCCTCTCCGGGATATGGGCGTAATACCCTCGTTAACGATCTGAATGCGGCAAAGAGAATGATGGCGCATTTTCCTCCAACGCTTTCCGGTAAACCACGTGAACTGTGGGCTGGAGAAGCGGGATACAATACATTGCCAGGTTTTCCGCCTCCTCTTCACAAGGCTGTCTCAGAAAAAGAAATGGCCAAGTTGCTTGTCAGGACAATGGTTTTGGCTCACAGCGCAGGAGCAAAGAAGTTTTTCTGGTGGCGGTTGATCGATACGTACGGAGCGGGTATGGGGCTGCTTCGTAATCCCTCGGGGCATTTCCAGCCAAAGCCCGGCTATGCTGCCTACGCTGTCTTGGAAAGGATGATTGGCCAGGCTAGTGGACCGGGAAAAAGAATGCCTGATGAGTCGGGCAATGTCTACGCCATCGTCTTCCAGCGCCCACAGGGGCCCGTATGGGTTGTTTGGGGAATCGAAGACGGGATGACGTGGAATGTAGATGCTCCACAGGGCATTCGTCTGACGAATATGATGGGCATGTCGGAATATCAATCCGCTCAGGATGGTCGTGTATCTATCGAAGTAAGCACCGACCCTGTGTATATTGAATTTCTGAATGAAAAAGATACTCCTTCCGTAGATAGGCTGCCATGAACAGGCAAGTTGGAGTGAAGAGCAGAATGAGGCTCCAGCAGCGAGCATTTACGTTAGTAGAAATACTCGTTGCTCTGATGGTCGTTGCGGTGCTTGCAGGGATCATTTCGTTAGCCCTGCCGAGTGTGGTAAAGCAAACCAGGCAGTCCAAATGCCTGTCAAATCTCCGTCAGATAGGCATCGGTTTTAAACTCTATGCCAGCGATCATCAGCAGGACATTGTTTCAGGAGCTGCCTCGCCTTCTTGGTATCGAGTGCTTTGCAACGAGAACTATATTTCCAAGGACGTACTCTATTGCCCTGCGCGTGACAGTATCTCTACCACTCCCAATAATTATTCCATGAACGGGCGTATAGGTGTAGGTCAATCGGGGACGATGGGTATTGAGAAAATGCCCCAGGCAGTCAACCCTGCTCAGACCATGTGTGTGGCAGATGCCCCCATGAGGAGCAAAGGCGTATTTTACTCTCTCATGTATCCCGCTGGTGATGCGAGGGCGCAGGCAGTTCACGACGACGGGTTGAATATCCTGTATTTAGATGGTCATGTCAGTTGGGTTCAACTTTCTGACGTTTTCACGACTGGCGAGTCTCAGAAAGCAGGAAGCCCAGGCCACATGTTTTGGTTTGGTGATTGAAGCGTTTTTGATCGATCCGGCCACATTTAATCATGCTGATTCTTGCCTAATTTCTACATGCCAACCGAGTATCAGGCTACGCCAAAGAAGGTATTGTTGTCCAGTCCGCCCCAGCAGCCGATGTTCAGTGTTGCGAAAGCCGTCGGTGGCAAGCATGCTATAAAGGCAATGCGTAAGCGGATCACGTCGCAACAATTGGCTGATTATTTAGGACTGGCCCGTTCAACGGTATCCATGGCCCTCAGTGATTCACCTAAGATAAAGAAGCAAACCAAGGAATTGGTTCAGAGGGCGGCCCGTGAGTTGGACTATATCCCAAATGTGATTGCCAGGGCTATGCCCACCGGCAAAACCCGAGTGCTTGGATTTATCACTCAATTGACTACGCCGGAAATCAAGTTTCGCTTGTTGATGGGAGTCATGAATGCGGCCACTGAGGCTGGGTATCACATCAAACTGATCCCAACAGAGTGGAAAATGGATTCTGCCGAGATTGCTCGTATTTGCATTGGAGAATGCCTGGGAGGGGTCCTGGTGACTCAGGTTTGGGATGAGACGATAGGTGAGTTGGTTGAAAGTCTTCACGCGCGCTCTATCCCAGTTGCTACTATGTTAAGTGGCTTTTCTCACAGAAAAGTGGCCAACGCACTCTCCGATGACAGTGTGGGCATCCATGAAGCGATCGAGCATCTGGTGGGGTTGGGCCACCGGAAAATAGCTTATTTGGGGGGCGATCCTCAGGTGGCTTCTGAAAGGGCTCGTCGCGATGCCTTCCTGCATGCGGTTAAGATTCATAAGTTAGCGCTCCCTTCGCGATTTCTTGTGGAAAAGAGCTTTATTGCTGACGAAGCAAAGGTGGCCTTTCGGACTATGCTTGAATCCGGCCCGCCTCCTAGCGCGGTACTGTGCGGGAATGACCAAATTGCCATGGTGGCCATACGTACGGCACGTAGCATGGGGGTTAATGTCCCCACAGACATTTCGGTGGTAGGCTTTTCAAACACGGAAATGGCGAAGTGGTGTGATCCGCCTTTGGCATCTATTAATCAAGGCTTCGAAGAAGTTGGCAAAATGGCGACACAGGCGGTGCTGCGGGCATTAGCTAAAAATCGCATCAGCACATCAGTCCGAAAGAGTGTTCCCAGCCATTTTATTGCCCGTGCCTCCACGGCTCCGGCGCATAAATGAGCGTTTTATGTTGTGAGTCGATATGACTTTTCGTGGGTATCTGAGCCCTCTGCTGCGACCCCATTGCTAGTGATATGGTTTTTCTGTATAGGACAGATAATCTATATGAAGCGAGGTACGACGCCGATCACCGAGTTCCTTCAAGGAATTATCCACTCTAACTCCATACGAGTATATGGCCTGACTAAACACTCTATAAACATACGGAATTTAGAGAAACAAGTAACTACACAGGGCCCTATGTCTGGCTCCAAATGATCATAAAAACCCCTCTCTTGTTCCTGTTTTATCCGCTCCTGACACTGAATCACTCTACCTGAACTGGCCCCGCTGGCTCACGCTGCTGGTGCTGTGCATGAGCTCGATCGTGAGTGGTGTGCTCATCCCCAAGGCGGCCCTTACTCGTCTGGATCCGGGATAAAAGACATATGCCAGTCGAGGTATAGACACGAGCGTTCGTCCCCAAACAGGGGCTCCGGTAGCAGCTTCGAAACCCAGCCAGCATTCGGGCTCAAGTTACCGGGTAGGTCGGCAGTGAGCAGGGCCCAGGTGTTGTCAGGATCGTTCAGCCACCTACGTTCATGGAGCTTCGTAGCTTTTCGTGCCTCCGAGTTGAATAAAACGCTTCAGCACGTAAGCACTGCAGATCAGGGCAGCGATGGTTAAAAGGGCAGCGCATAGAAACGCATAGCGATAAGCGTTTCCAGAAAGGTCGATGACGAAACCGAGCATTGGCCCGATCAGAATATTCGCTGGTGAGTTAAGCGTACTTTGAGCGGATGAAAACTGTGCATATTTATCATGCGGGTAGAGGCGTTGCCCCAGTGAGGCCGCGGAAGTATAAAAGCATCCGGATAAGACCCCGTGAAGCACCCAGGCGATCAGGAAACTTTTTTGGTCATTCGCAAAGATGAATCCCCAGCCGGTAACGAGCATATAGCCTGTTAGCGAGATGATCACCATGCGTAAGGGGTGAAACAAGTCGACAAGCCACCCAAGGAAAAAAGAAAGGCAAAGTGAGATAAGGAAGGCGAGCGAGAGATAGTCCCCGTAAGTGTCCATGTCGATGTCGAGACTTTTGGCGTAGGGAAGCGCGAAGATGTTTACCGAACTGATGGCAACCAGGGAGAACATGATCATTGCGAAGATCGCAAGATAGTAGGGGTTGGTATAGCAGTCTCGGACATATTCTTTCACTCCGGCCCAAAACCTGCCGCAAATGCCCGGTTGGTTAGATGTGACAGGGGACGGTGGCGGATAGTCCCCCTCCTTAACTTTTAGGCAGACCCACAGGAATGAGGTCCCATAAAAGACTGCGATAATCAGCATTATCAAAGTAAAGTGCGATGGGACCTCTCCCATGATCCAGTAGTTGAAAAACATGCCGTCGATGAGGCTGATGGCTCTGAAGAAACCATAAAATCGACCAAGCAGTTCTTTCGGAACCACATCATTAATGAGTCCGCCGAAGACGGACTGGCCTATAATCGTCGCAAATTCAAAAGCCGCCCAGAATACGCTAAAGCATGCTACTGAAACCACCCATTCGCTCTGTCCGGAGAAGTGGTGGGTATGCAGCCAATCCGCGATCAACGGGGTGACCGCGATGCCGATCATTCCAAAGGCCGCGATGGGCGTCGTCACGAGTAAGAAGGGTATTCGCCGCCCCCATTTACTTCGATAGCGATCCGACTTGTAGCTGATAATGGGGCCGAGGAAAAAGCCGATCAGGGCGGGGAAGGAACTGAGAATTAAAGCGAAAACCAGGTTTGGGACATTGAGGCTGTTTAAATACCATTGAGCCATCGGGCCGACAGAGCGTTCGCGCATGGACCAAGAGAAGTCACCGAATAGCAGGATCATGAAAAGGACCAATATCCCGCTGGAGGTATAGGTCAGGGTTCCGCAGCGCCATTGTTTCCGGGGGGCGCTTGGGGAGTTGGAAAGAGGGGAGGGCATAGAATGTCGGCAAAAGGTTCCAAGAAGACAGGTTTTCCCACTCTGCTAAAGAATGGCTCTCTGGCTTTTATTGCGCAAATATAGCGATAGGAGAATGCCAGGCCGACTCATACTGATGAGCGAGCCCCAGCTCTGAGGCTGTTGATGTCCGTTAAGATGGGAGAGAAACGGGCATGGTAAGCGGTATTCCCGGGGCGATATTTTTTGGGATAAATCGGCAATCACCGCACCCCATGGCTCATATGTATGAGCGTGAAGTGTGTGGTGTTCGCATGTACGCCATACATACTGGTCCTTACATATTCACCCTCACCCCGAAAAACTTGATCATGAAATCTGGCATTAAGACATTCTACATATCCACTCTTGTTGTATTCGCTTCGCTTTCCGTTGCGTCGGCTCAACTCCTGCTGGAGGACACCTTTGGTGGTTCAGCCACCTCCAACTTGAACGGAGAATCCGCAACCTATTTTAATACCCTGCTGACCGACTCCGGTGGTAGCGCAACTTGGCTGGCAAAGACCGGCACCGAGGGCAACTTTTGGGCAGACGGATCACTGACTTCCACGACGCAAGGCAATTTTGACGGCTCCGCTTTCCTTAACATTGGAAGTTATATCAACGACAGCAAGGGCAACAGCGATGCCCTCTTTAAACTCAGTGCTACTGTTGAAATCACAGGGGGGAGCCAATCGGGGCGATTCGTCTCTCTGGGATTTTTCGATGGTACGATGTTAGTCGGGGAGGCATTCTTTACTAAGTCCCGGGGGCTGGGGACGGCGATACAAAGAGCCGTAGACGTTGATGCTACAAACTATTTCGCAGGACCGGGAAGTACGAATTCTGATGACCCTGGCGATCTCTCCAGTGGTTCGGTCACCTTTTCCATCCTTCTGGATCTGCGCACGTATAACGGCATAGACGACTTCGGGACGGTTTCCTTCTCTAGCGATGGCGGGGATTCATACGGTTTTTCTTATACTTACAAGTCAGACTATAGTTTTTCCCAGATTGGGTTCTCCTTTAACGATACTCCTAGCAGTGCACAATTCAGCGACCTAAGCCTCACCCAAATACCAGAACTGGGAACGTTTTCCCTGCTGAGTGGCTGCAGTGCTCTGGCATTCATCCTGGTTCGCCGCCGCAGACGGTAATACCCGCCAGCCCCCGAGGCATACGCCTATCATCGGCTGCGTCTTGGGGGTGCGCACGCGCAGCTCCCCGGGTCCCACGGTGCGTGGCCGCACATGACATGGAGGGCCTTCCCC
This genomic interval from Ruficoccus sp. ZRK36 contains the following:
- a CDS encoding type II secretion system protein; its protein translation is MYTSRRAFSLIELLSVIAVIALLAGIIIPVIGRVRQHSHSVECSNNLRQVAMAIHLYGQENNGALPGPLLGGQIADYKMGTGQISGFIREYGDFEVTNETSPKIKALICPGSDELIEGDSPRYYSTRQTYVQTLSNDRAIPFGRPNGDPSKTVQAVRIMNILKPQSEWMMRDLDAIGAASYVGNDNACQQIAHGDFRNVSFFDGHVEAVPVDER
- a CDS encoding sulfatase-like hydrolase/transferase; translation: MSTNKPNLLFVFSDQHRWCDLGCYGNGEVVSPHFNAFAGEGLRLDQCYSHCPLCVPARGTLLTARHAMKHRAAANDLPIDTSLESVAHVLNRAGYQSGYIGKWHLAGVPREQAVAPENRLGFQHWKVRQCSHDYLKPEYHDKEGVLHQCPGYEPAVQTDLAQAFIREHQDQPWGLVLSWGPPHDPYAAVPDRYKTLFDPDKLSLRPNVPERIEKSYRGPLDRDAIRHDLAGYYAHIAALDEQFGRLVQHVKDLGLWENTLIVYSSDHGDLMGSQGFTQKQLPYEESAHVPLLIGGGLPQLRQGTCCELIGLVDLFPTLLGALGLSYASDIDGSDLSALLSDSSAKGREALYLNNPIPCHFGADRGDASWRAIRKGSYCFAMNLDDGTDWFLYDLAKDPYQQENLLMKTPEMDRLASELRQELFCMVQAYDDALPGEQLIAKYQLTEAWNTSQRFFNLPALNES
- a CDS encoding FAD-dependent oxidoreductase, whose product is MHINTDCLVIGGGPAGYAAAWAAAHMGVKTVIAERYGFLGGMGTVAGLNSFLNHHYEDKEDLSDGVYRRLVRRLYQAGSMYRAWEPNVDVFDLEDLKSTMEVSLAEEGVRILYHCAFDTIRRSGKGHTLRFVGKGDEVFVDAQYVIDTTGDADVCAKAGVPVSYGNNGARDMAQPMSMIVQLAGFNPSAYAAAGFSLSATGHACQGDCWREEIHAAREAGEWSIPRDSIAMWWSSPKDSTHIFINGTRVQGLLGCDPEQLSQAEMEGRRQARELAMFFRKYVPGFEHAYLLATGPQIGVRETRRIVGDYVLTKDDVFNGYHPDDTVAECAYPIDIHAAQGLATNVYKDRSIRYWVPYRCLVPKGADNMLAAGRCISADHQAAGSFRVMPTCMSLGEAAGTAVGIAAQEKTSLENLNGAAVRHVMDTRRGNALTDPGTGVFTP
- a CDS encoding MFS transporter, with amino-acid sequence MSSKSPIPQSDRIPLGQKIAFALGGKMDYFATGVTINILWMPYFNIGLGIRPILLGTCLMILRGWDAISDPVMGNISDNARTRWGRRRPFMFVGAIATAMVYPFLWRPPEGWSEMGVFFYLLFVGWLFFTSYTCWSMPYFGLQLELTPNYDERTHLTAWMSFFSKLVALGGGWIMAIVTGPWFADPVTGDPDIVNGVLSCSWYFAALIVAIGIMPALFVKERYYEKEASKQAKEPFWQSLRESITCKPLWFLVGSSFFLSLGNSSVVSLGQYVNIYLINNGNLASASVIDGWRYTVIVVVGIASLPILTRLSEKYDKKTLVIAMLLVAMTGQLIYYFCLDPSRPYLQLIPAAMQAGGFSAIWLFLPSMKADVADYDELGTLRRREGSLNAFYSWFIKAANTCAMGIGGFTLELSGFDVSETTQTPEVLARMTWMFLLIPVTIWMLSLGLILYYPLTRNRLADIRLRLETRRGKL
- a CDS encoding type II secretion system protein; amino-acid sequence: MNRQVGVKSRMRLQQRAFTLVEILVALMVVAVLAGIISLALPSVVKQTRQSKCLSNLRQIGIGFKLYASDHQQDIVSGAASPSWYRVLCNENYISKDVLYCPARDSISTTPNNYSMNGRIGVGQSGTMGIEKMPQAVNPAQTMCVADAPMRSKGVFYSLMYPAGDARAQAVHDDGLNILYLDGHVSWVQLSDVFTTGESQKAGSPGHMFWFGD
- a CDS encoding LacI family DNA-binding transcriptional regulator; the protein is MPNFYMPTEYQATPKKVLLSSPPQQPMFSVAKAVGGKHAIKAMRKRITSQQLADYLGLARSTVSMALSDSPKIKKQTKELVQRAARELDYIPNVIARAMPTGKTRVLGFITQLTTPEIKFRLLMGVMNAATEAGYHIKLIPTEWKMDSAEIARICIGECLGGVLVTQVWDETIGELVESLHARSIPVATMLSGFSHRKVANALSDDSVGIHEAIEHLVGLGHRKIAYLGGDPQVASERARRDAFLHAVKIHKLALPSRFLVEKSFIADEAKVAFRTMLESGPPPSAVLCGNDQIAMVAIRTARSMGVNVPTDISVVGFSNTEMAKWCDPPLASINQGFEEVGKMATQAVLRALAKNRISTSVRKSVPSHFIARASTAPAHK